One genomic window of Pirellulales bacterium includes the following:
- a CDS encoding lysophospholipid acyltransferase family protein, translating to MPRGTWLQWLGYVAVRLAICLVQALPLESCAQAADWLGWLVGGVFRMRAKLIDENLAHAYPNWSPDRRKRVSRLMWRHLFLFVAEIAHIPRKIHDTNWREFAQLRNSRPAVQRLLSDRPVMMVTAHHGNFELAGYILGVLGFPTYSVARTLDNPYLDDFLNRFRGLTGQFIVPKKGGYDQILTVLQAGGTMNFLADQYAGTKGCWIEFFGRPASAHKAIALLAMEHNAHLVVGCARRLGRPLHYELTIHSWLDPQAESEIVGVRPLTQWYSTQLESMIREAPEQYWWLHRRWKDHRKPRTKLQSRPASAA from the coding sequence ATGCCGCGAGGCACTTGGCTGCAATGGCTCGGTTACGTCGCCGTGCGGCTGGCGATTTGCTTGGTACAGGCCCTGCCTTTGGAATCCTGCGCGCAGGCCGCTGATTGGCTAGGTTGGTTGGTGGGTGGCGTCTTCCGAATGCGGGCTAAGCTCATCGACGAGAACTTGGCGCACGCCTACCCAAACTGGTCTCCGGATCGCCGCAAGCGAGTCTCCCGCCTCATGTGGCGGCACTTGTTTTTGTTTGTCGCCGAAATCGCCCACATTCCGCGCAAGATCCACGATACCAATTGGCGCGAGTTCGCCCAATTGCGCAACTCTCGACCCGCAGTCCAGCGGCTGCTCTCCGATCGCCCGGTGATGATGGTCACAGCGCATCACGGCAACTTCGAGCTCGCCGGCTATATCCTGGGGGTGCTCGGATTCCCCACCTATTCGGTCGCCCGCACCCTCGACAATCCCTATCTCGACGACTTCCTGAATCGTTTTCGCGGACTCACAGGTCAGTTTATCGTTCCCAAGAAAGGAGGCTACGATCAAATCCTCACGGTTCTCCAGGCCGGTGGCACGATGAATTTTCTGGCCGATCAATATGCCGGAACCAAGGGCTGCTGGATCGAATTCTTCGGCCGACCCGCCTCGGCGCATAAGGCCATTGCGCTCTTGGCGATGGAGCACAACGCACATCTCGTTGTTGGCTGCGCGCGGCGACTAGGCCGGCCGCTGCATTACGAGCTCACGATTCATTCCTGGCTCGATCCTCAGGCTGAAAGCGAGATTGTCGGCGTGCGGCCACTGACTCAATGGTACAGCACACAGCTCGAATCCATGATTCGGGAGGCGCCCGAGCAATACTGGTGGTTGCACCGCCGTTGGAAGGATCACCGCAAACCGCGAACCAAGCTGCAGTCTCGGCCGGCTAGCGCGGCCTGA
- a CDS encoding Gfo/Idh/MocA family oxidoreductase, giving the protein MAHGFGVIGCGMISNFHAKAIRDIRGAKLVACFDAVPAAADRLAQATGCRAYHRLDEMLADPAVTIVTIGTPSGAHLEPAVAAAKAGKHVIVEKPLEITLKRCDQIINACDKAGVHVSTVFPSRFHESCIEIKRAISEQRFGRLTLGDAYVKWFRPQSYYDSGAWRGTWELDGGGALMNQAIHSVDLLTWFMGPVIEVSAMTGTLAHERIAVEDAAVATVRFANGALGVIEASTAAYPGYLKRIEIHGSAGSAVMEEEDIVKWDFAKAGRRDAQVRRRMEESHSTGGGASDPTAIGHHGHALQFRDVCAAIDKGTRPEVDGPEGRRSVEIILAIYKSAELGRPVKLPLASDPSLKARKIKAK; this is encoded by the coding sequence ATGGCACATGGCTTTGGCGTAATTGGCTGTGGCATGATCTCAAACTTTCATGCCAAGGCGATTCGCGATATTCGCGGCGCCAAATTGGTTGCGTGTTTCGACGCCGTCCCTGCCGCCGCGGATCGGCTGGCTCAAGCCACCGGTTGCCGCGCTTACCATCGACTCGATGAAATGCTTGCTGATCCGGCGGTCACGATCGTCACGATTGGCACGCCTAGTGGAGCGCATTTAGAGCCCGCCGTCGCCGCAGCCAAGGCGGGCAAGCATGTCATCGTCGAAAAGCCGCTCGAAATCACTCTCAAGCGCTGCGATCAAATCATCAACGCTTGCGACAAGGCGGGCGTACACGTCTCCACGGTGTTTCCCTCGCGCTTCCATGAATCATGTATCGAAATCAAGCGCGCCATCTCCGAGCAACGTTTCGGACGGCTTACGCTTGGCGACGCCTATGTCAAATGGTTTCGTCCTCAGTCGTATTACGACAGCGGAGCTTGGCGCGGCACTTGGGAATTGGATGGCGGCGGCGCGCTGATGAATCAGGCCATTCACAGCGTCGATCTGCTCACTTGGTTCATGGGGCCGGTGATCGAAGTCAGCGCGATGACCGGCACGTTAGCTCATGAGCGCATTGCGGTCGAAGACGCTGCCGTGGCCACGGTGCGCTTTGCCAATGGCGCGCTGGGCGTTATTGAGGCGAGCACCGCAGCCTATCCGGGGTATCTCAAGCGGATCGAGATACACGGCTCCGCCGGATCCGCGGTGATGGAAGAAGAAGACATTGTCAAATGGGACTTCGCCAAGGCTGGGCGGCGCGACGCCCAAGTGCGCCGGCGCATGGAAGAGTCGCACAGCACAGGTGGCGGCGCCAGCGACCCCACGGCCATCGGCCATCACGGCCATGCCCTGCAGTTTCGGGACGTCTGCGCCGCGATCGACAAAGGCACACGACCGGAGGTTGATGGTCCCGAAGGCCGCCGGTCTGTTGAGATCATCCTGGCAATCTACAAATCAGCCGAACTCGGTCGACCGGTAAAGTTGCCGCTCGCATCCGATCCATCGCTCAAGGCGCGGAAAATCAAGGCCAAATAG
- a CDS encoding CPBP family intramembrane metalloprotease: MQPANLFGLLATTCVFGCLATWGVIFSRRSAGKPVVPYGSRFPVPWTGPDLIAVALLLFCAYSLAPIVALLEKNSITQPQVTTSATDQSKIDPPPLRISPLVGLTQAMASLGACIVVALGFRHFAGASWRDLGILPARPLNDITLGVAGMLASIPVYAIHGLVTRYLAPSEHPLLKSLEERPDSDMLAIALLLAVFVAPVVEEFFFRVILQGWLESKEDEWYADHSFLAAVPRGVLPVSASAALFALLHSSQGPDPIALFPLALGLGYLYRQTHRLWPGMVMHMCFNGASLLTLWIILQSGELPS; this comes from the coding sequence ATGCAGCCCGCCAATCTATTTGGTCTCTTGGCGACGACCTGTGTCTTCGGCTGCTTGGCGACTTGGGGCGTTATTTTTTCGCGCCGCAGCGCCGGCAAGCCAGTCGTCCCCTATGGGTCACGCTTCCCGGTTCCTTGGACAGGCCCCGATCTGATCGCGGTGGCCCTCTTGCTGTTCTGCGCCTACTCCCTCGCGCCAATTGTGGCGCTGTTGGAGAAGAATTCAATCACTCAACCGCAAGTCACCACCAGCGCAACCGACCAGTCCAAAATCGATCCGCCGCCGCTTCGCATCTCACCGCTTGTCGGGCTCACACAGGCGATGGCATCTCTGGGGGCCTGCATAGTGGTTGCGTTGGGTTTTCGACATTTCGCCGGCGCATCATGGCGCGACCTGGGGATCCTGCCCGCACGCCCACTCAACGACATCACGCTCGGCGTCGCCGGCATGCTGGCCAGCATCCCGGTCTATGCAATACACGGCTTAGTCACTAGATATTTGGCTCCTTCCGAACATCCGCTGCTCAAATCGCTCGAAGAGCGACCAGACAGCGACATGCTCGCCATCGCGCTATTGCTCGCCGTGTTCGTGGCGCCCGTCGTCGAAGAATTCTTCTTTCGCGTGATCTTGCAAGGCTGGCTCGAAAGCAAAGAAGACGAGTGGTATGCAGATCACTCCTTTCTGGCCGCTGTACCCCGTGGTGTGCTCCCCGTTTCCGCTAGCGCAGCGCTATTCGCGCTATTGCACAGTTCACAAGGTCCCGATCCGATCGCGCTCTTCCCACTGGCGTTAGGACTGGGCTACCTCTATCGCCAAACTCATCGGCTTTGGCCTGGAATGGTCATGCACATGTGCTTCAACGGCGCCAGTCTCTTGACGCTTTGGATCATTTTGCAATCGGGCGAATTGCCGAGCTAA
- the pgsA gene encoding CDP-diacylglycerol--glycerol-3-phosphate 3-phosphatidyltransferase yields MSVSAKNTAGAAVFNLPNQLTVLRLILSVVLFALMAFRYHLTSTIVFIIAASTDWLDGYFARKYNLVTVLGRILDPFVDKVIICGAFIFLVAEANSGVKAWMAVVVVARELLVTALRGHLEGEGVNFSAAMSGKLKMVLQCVAVGMSLFYLSYDAIGVVAPAWLWYLVLASVWSAVVLTIYSGAVYVIAAISLIRR; encoded by the coding sequence ATGTCGGTCTCTGCAAAGAACACAGCGGGCGCTGCGGTGTTCAACCTGCCGAACCAACTTACCGTGCTGCGGCTAATCCTGTCAGTCGTTCTCTTTGCTTTGATGGCCTTTCGCTACCATCTCACCAGCACCATTGTCTTCATCATCGCAGCATCAACCGATTGGCTCGATGGCTACTTTGCCCGCAAATACAACTTGGTGACAGTGCTGGGGCGGATTCTCGATCCATTCGTCGACAAAGTCATTATTTGCGGCGCGTTCATCTTTCTGGTCGCCGAGGCCAACTCCGGCGTCAAGGCCTGGATGGCCGTGGTTGTCGTCGCCCGCGAGCTGCTCGTTACCGCGCTGCGCGGTCATCTCGAAGGAGAGGGGGTGAACTTTTCCGCCGCGATGTCGGGCAAACTCAAGATGGTGCTGCAGTGTGTGGCGGTTGGCATGTCATTGTTTTATCTCTCGTACGATGCCATTGGCGTTGTGGCGCCTGCATGGCTCTGGTATCTCGTGCTAGCTTCGGTCTGGTCCGCGGTGGTGCTGACGATCTATTCTGGAGCGGTGTACGTCATCGCCGCAATTAGCCTGATTCGCCGGTAG
- the rimO gene encoding 30S ribosomal protein S12 methylthiotransferase RimO, producing MSIAFEPAAPTATKGSYAFVSLGCPKNLVDSERMLGLLQLDGYELVFEPQKADFVVINTCGFIEQARNESFAAIEEMLALKRAGAIKGVIVSGCLAEREKAKLLEQCPEIDHLVGVFGRDQVTKVADRLLGGLVEQRTVFQPAPARALSDRDRLRITPRHFAYLKISEGCDRLCTFCAIPKMRGKHATKAMEDVVAEARELAASGVRELIIVAQDTTYYGMDLYGQPRLTELLAELEQVDGIDWIRLMYFYPMYIDDPLVRRIADSKKVVPYLDIPLQHINDVMLKRMQRRVNRAETEALLKRLRSDIPNLTLRTTFITGFPGETDEHFAELADFVREQKFERAGVFTYSFEADTPSARLPEHVSEEVKSARRDELMAIQQQVAFEWNERQLGKQIEVIIDRPVEGERHAWIARGHADAPDIDQVVYVTGRNLQPGKLSRCEIVAASGYDLVGAAVGRPS from the coding sequence TTGTCCATCGCTTTTGAACCAGCTGCTCCCACCGCGACAAAGGGCAGCTACGCCTTTGTCAGCCTCGGCTGTCCCAAGAACTTGGTCGACAGCGAGCGGATGCTCGGCCTCCTGCAACTCGATGGCTACGAACTGGTATTCGAGCCGCAGAAGGCCGATTTTGTCGTGATCAACACGTGCGGCTTCATCGAACAAGCACGCAACGAGTCGTTCGCCGCGATTGAGGAGATGCTCGCCCTCAAGCGCGCGGGCGCGATCAAGGGAGTGATTGTCTCCGGGTGCTTGGCAGAACGTGAAAAAGCGAAACTCCTGGAGCAGTGCCCCGAGATCGATCATTTGGTCGGAGTTTTCGGCCGCGATCAGGTGACCAAGGTCGCCGATCGCCTGCTGGGCGGGTTGGTCGAGCAGCGCACCGTGTTTCAACCGGCTCCGGCTCGGGCACTTTCCGATCGCGATCGCTTGCGCATCACGCCGCGCCATTTCGCGTATCTCAAAATCTCCGAAGGCTGCGACCGGCTTTGCACCTTTTGCGCTATCCCGAAGATGCGTGGCAAACACGCCACCAAGGCGATGGAAGACGTTGTGGCCGAGGCGCGCGAGCTGGCCGCCAGTGGCGTGCGCGAGTTGATCATCGTAGCGCAAGACACCACCTATTACGGCATGGACCTCTATGGCCAGCCGCGGCTCACCGAGTTGTTGGCAGAACTGGAGCAGGTCGACGGGATTGATTGGATCCGCTTAATGTACTTTTATCCCATGTACATCGACGATCCGTTGGTTCGCCGCATCGCCGACAGCAAAAAGGTCGTGCCGTATCTCGATATTCCACTGCAACACATCAACGATGTGATGCTCAAACGCATGCAGCGCCGCGTCAATCGCGCCGAGACCGAGGCGCTCTTGAAGCGCCTGCGCTCAGACATCCCCAATTTGACGCTGCGCACCACCTTCATTACCGGATTTCCTGGCGAAACCGACGAGCATTTTGCCGAACTCGCTGATTTCGTGCGCGAGCAAAAGTTCGAGCGCGCCGGCGTCTTCACCTATTCGTTCGAGGCCGACACACCCAGCGCCCGATTGCCGGAGCATGTCTCCGAAGAAGTCAAATCGGCCCGGCGCGACGAGCTGATGGCCATTCAGCAGCAAGTGGCGTTCGAGTGGAACGAGCGGCAGCTCGGCAAGCAGATTGAGGTGATTATCGACCGTCCAGTAGAAGGCGAACGCCATGCCTGGATCGCCCGTGGCCATGCCGACGCGCCCGACATCGATCAAGTGGTCTACGTGACCGGACGAAATCTCCAGCCCGGCAAACTATCGCGCTGTGAAATCGTCGCCGCCAGCGGCTATGATCTAGTGGGGGCTGCAGTCGGTCGTCCGAGCTAG